A section of the Pedobacter sp. HDW13 genome encodes:
- a CDS encoding MFS transporter translates to MSDALPKNNIFKVIGASSLGTLIEWYDFYIFGSLAVIIGHQLFPEDAGASALINTLAIFAAGFIVRPFGALVFGRLGDLIGRKYTFLLTLVLMGGSTFFIGLIPSYKSIGYAAPILVLILRLIQGLALGGEYGGAATYVAEHAPKNKRGFFTSWIQTTATLGLFLSLGIIVITKNILGSETFGDWGWRIPFLLSIVLVVVSIYIRMKMHESPMFSKLKAEGNVSKNPLKESFSNKANFKMVLLALFGATMGQGVIWYTGQFYAQSFLENTCKLDFNDSRYILLWGIAFATPFFVVFGAWSDKVGRKWIMLTGMLLGIIFYRPIYQIFLDDTDYTKIEQADILSSTAAPASAVLIQNSTDSLRTIVTKVVLKNGATFNRVQTDTVTLSNGILSAKEIIKDKVLAEPVFWKFVGLIFFQILLVTMVYGPIAAFLVELFPTKIRYTSMSLPYHIGNGVFGGLVPFIATLIASFSGSTPLSGLWYPIGIATLSLVIGTIYLSNKRDENIND, encoded by the coding sequence ATGAGCGACGCTTTACCTAAGAACAACATTTTTAAAGTTATTGGTGCATCATCACTGGGCACACTGATTGAATGGTACGATTTTTACATTTTTGGCAGCTTAGCCGTAATTATTGGCCACCAGTTATTTCCTGAAGATGCAGGTGCATCGGCTCTGATTAATACACTCGCCATATTTGCCGCTGGCTTTATTGTACGCCCGTTTGGCGCGCTTGTTTTTGGTCGCCTGGGCGATTTAATTGGCCGGAAATATACTTTTCTTTTAACACTGGTGTTAATGGGAGGATCGACCTTTTTTATTGGCCTCATTCCTTCTTATAAAAGCATTGGCTATGCCGCGCCTATCCTGGTGCTCATATTAAGGCTAATTCAGGGTTTGGCGCTAGGTGGCGAATACGGAGGTGCCGCAACCTATGTTGCAGAGCATGCCCCTAAAAATAAACGAGGCTTTTTTACAAGCTGGATTCAAACCACCGCAACATTAGGACTTTTCCTTTCGCTGGGTATTATTGTAATTACCAAAAACATTTTAGGCTCCGAAACTTTTGGCGACTGGGGCTGGCGGATTCCTTTTCTGCTATCGATTGTGCTGGTTGTGGTATCCATTTATATCCGCATGAAAATGCACGAATCGCCCATGTTTTCGAAACTGAAAGCGGAAGGGAATGTTTCAAAAAATCCGTTAAAAGAAAGTTTCAGCAATAAGGCAAACTTTAAAATGGTATTACTGGCATTATTTGGGGCAACTATGGGTCAGGGTGTAATTTGGTATACAGGCCAGTTTTATGCACAATCTTTTTTAGAAAACACCTGTAAGCTGGATTTTAACGATTCGAGATATATTTTACTTTGGGGTATTGCTTTCGCCACCCCATTTTTTGTAGTATTTGGAGCCTGGAGCGATAAGGTGGGCAGAAAATGGATTATGCTTACAGGCATGTTGCTCGGCATTATTTTCTATCGCCCTATTTATCAGATCTTTCTAGATGATACAGATTATACCAAAATTGAACAAGCTGACATTTTATCTTCAACGGCTGCTCCGGCAAGCGCCGTATTGATCCAAAATTCGACTGATAGTTTAAGAACAATAGTAACCAAAGTTGTGCTTAAAAACGGAGCCACTTTTAACCGCGTGCAAACCGATACCGTTACTTTAAGCAATGGCATTTTATCCGCAAAAGAAATCATTAAAGATAAGGTACTGGCAGAGCCCGTATTCTGGAAGTTTGTAGGTTTAATCTTTTTTCAGATTCTGTTGGTTACCATGGTTTACGGGCCGATTGCAGCATTTTTAGTAGAGCTTTTCCCAACCAAGATCAGATATACCTCTATGTCGTTACCGTACCATATTGGCAATGGTGTTTTTGGCGGACTTGTTCCATTTATTGCCACCCTGATCGCCAGTTTTTCGGGATCGACACCACTATCTGGCTTGTGGTATCCGATTGGTATTGCTACGTTGAGTCTGGTTATCGGCACGATTTATTTATCGAACAAAAGAGACGAAAACATTAACGATTAG
- a CDS encoding DUF6814 family protein: MNILKKFLGLIWMVLGPLAMTFLFLQAIDKVGLTHTDIERTNTILQWGIILFIFLPISLGLMIFGFYAWKGEYDKLPENSEDV; the protein is encoded by the coding sequence ATGAATATACTGAAGAAATTTTTAGGCTTAATTTGGATGGTTTTAGGACCGTTGGCCATGACATTTTTGTTTTTACAAGCCATAGATAAAGTAGGTTTAACCCATACCGATATCGAACGTACCAATACCATTTTACAGTGGGGAATTATCCTGTTTATTTTCCTGCCGATAAGCCTTGGACTAATGATTTTTGGCTTCTACGCCTGGAAAGGCGAATACGATAAATTGCCGGAGAACTCGGAAGATGTGTAG
- a CDS encoding class I SAM-dependent rRNA methyltransferase, whose amino-acid sequence MVEITLKKGKEKAALQRHPWVFSGALEKVKGKPEDGDVVKVYAFDQEFLAYGYYNSNSRVAVRLLEWDESQTINFSWYQNRLKQAIASRQFILGEQTNTCRLVFSEADFLPGLIVDQYADFLSLQILSSGIEKVKAEIVEILKTELQPKGIFDKSDATARTHEGLPVENGLLWGENPPEFLAVKENGITYHINIAEGQKSGFYCDQRDNRSILASYTKGKKILDCFSYSGGFSLNSLANGAVSITSVDSSGLAVETLKQNVALNRFDEAKVTAIQSDVNKQLRAFKESGELFDVIVLDPPKYAPSRSALDRAARAYKDLNRLGMLLLEKGGLLATFSCSGAVDIETFKQIIAWAALDAGKEVQIIKQFCQPEDHPVRISFPEGEYLKGLLLRVL is encoded by the coding sequence ATGGTAGAAATCACGTTAAAAAAAGGCAAAGAAAAAGCAGCATTACAAAGACATCCATGGGTATTTTCTGGTGCACTGGAAAAAGTTAAGGGAAAACCTGAAGATGGTGATGTGGTAAAAGTATATGCCTTTGATCAGGAATTTCTGGCCTATGGTTATTATAACAGCAACTCTCGCGTGGCCGTTCGTTTGCTGGAATGGGATGAAAGCCAGACAATTAATTTTAGCTGGTACCAAAACCGGTTAAAACAAGCCATTGCTTCGCGCCAATTTATTTTGGGTGAGCAAACCAATACCTGTCGACTGGTTTTTAGCGAAGCCGATTTCCTGCCCGGTTTAATTGTCGATCAGTATGCCGATTTTCTCTCGCTACAGATTTTAAGTTCGGGTATTGAAAAGGTAAAAGCCGAAATAGTAGAAATCTTAAAAACTGAACTACAGCCTAAAGGTATTTTTGATAAAAGTGATGCTACTGCCCGTACCCACGAAGGCTTGCCTGTTGAAAATGGCTTGCTTTGGGGTGAAAATCCACCAGAGTTTTTAGCGGTTAAAGAAAATGGGATCACCTACCACATTAATATCGCAGAAGGACAAAAATCGGGCTTTTATTGTGATCAGCGAGACAATAGAAGCATTTTAGCCAGTTATACTAAGGGTAAAAAGATATTAGATTGCTTTAGCTATAGCGGTGGTTTTAGCTTAAATAGTTTAGCTAACGGTGCTGTGAGTATTACCAGTGTAGATAGTTCGGGACTGGCGGTAGAAACGCTTAAACAAAACGTAGCCCTTAATCGATTCGACGAGGCTAAAGTTACTGCCATTCAATCGGATGTTAATAAACAATTAAGGGCTTTTAAAGAATCGGGCGAACTGTTTGATGTGATCGTGCTCGATCCGCCAAAATATGCTCCCTCTCGTTCGGCCTTGGACCGGGCGGCCAGAGCTTACAAAGACTTGAATCGTTTAGGCATGTTGCTGTTAGAAAAGGGTGGCCTTTTAGCTACTTTCTCTTGCTCTGGCGCGGTTGATATCGAAACCTTTAAACAAATTATTGCTTGGGCAGCGCTCGATGCAGGAAAGGAAGTACAGATTATTAAACAATTCTGTCAGCCGGAAGATCACCCGGTTAGGATTTCTTTCCCGGAAGGCGAATACCTGAAAGGTTTGTTGCTGCGGGTACTTTAA
- a CDS encoding LacI family DNA-binding transcriptional regulator, whose protein sequence is MRFETSTIKDIAKALGLSTSTVSRALRDRYEISEETKKLVLAYAEKVNYRANPIARSLKERRSYSIGIIVSEIANNFFSQVINGIESIAYDKDYHVIISQSHESYKQEKLNVEHLASRSIDGLLIALSSETQDIDYLRDLYSKGLPIVFFDRVPEDFETHKVIANNFKGSFDATEHLILSGKRTIAHLTNSENLSITKERLEGYKAALAKYHIEFKSELVKYCQHGGMHSAELEQAVKELLPLKPDGIFISSDRLTTGCIMALKKTNPEVAHNIAISGFTNSNLVELFSPSLTSVKQPAFEMGQVATELLISMIEAKRPVTEFETKILDTELVKMQKAIGNRFL, encoded by the coding sequence ATGAGATTTGAAACATCTACCATAAAAGATATTGCTAAAGCATTAGGACTGTCTACATCGACAGTTTCGAGGGCTTTAAGAGACCGTTACGAAATTAGTGAAGAGACTAAAAAACTGGTTCTGGCTTATGCCGAGAAGGTAAACTACAGGGCGAATCCTATTGCCCGTAGTCTTAAAGAACGCCGCAGTTATTCTATTGGCATTATTGTGAGCGAAATTGCCAATAATTTCTTTTCGCAGGTAATTAACGGCATCGAATCTATTGCTTACGATAAAGATTATCATGTAATTATTTCACAAAGCCACGAATCTTATAAACAAGAAAAACTCAACGTAGAGCATTTGGCCTCGCGTTCAATCGATGGGCTTTTAATTGCGTTGTCGTCTGAAACACAGGATATTGATTACCTGCGCGATTTATACAGCAAGGGCTTACCAATTGTTTTTTTTGACCGGGTGCCCGAAGATTTTGAAACCCACAAGGTAATCGCTAATAACTTTAAGGGCTCTTTCGATGCTACCGAGCATCTTATTTTATCCGGAAAAAGAACCATCGCACATTTAACCAATTCAGAAAACCTGTCGATCACAAAAGAGCGGTTGGAAGGTTATAAAGCTGCGCTGGCTAAATATCATATTGAATTTAAATCCGAACTGGTTAAGTATTGCCAGCATGGTGGCATGCATAGTGCCGAGCTAGAGCAGGCTGTTAAAGAACTTTTGCCGCTTAAACCTGATGGGATTTTTATTTCGAGCGACCGTTTAACTACAGGTTGCATTATGGCGCTGAAGAAAACCAACCCGGAGGTGGCCCATAATATTGCCATTTCAGGTTTTACCAACTCAAACCTGGTCGAACTGTTTTCACCTTCATTAACATCTGTAAAACAACCTGCCTTTGAAATGGGTCAGGTAGCCACCGAATTGTTGATCTCGATGATTGAAGCTAAAAGGCCAGTGACTGAATTCGAAACCAAAATTTTAGATACTGAGTTGGTTAAGATGCAGAAAGCAATCGGGAATCGATTTTTGTAA
- a CDS encoding TonB-dependent receptor encodes MSRVLLFLALLSFFGLSVAQAQNRQLTGTVKDKSDGQPLIGVSVSVKDLKTGASTDANGAYKITIPGKGAVVTFTYVGYKTRTVTVGEQNKLDVTLEEDANTLQEVTVNIGYGSVRKEALTGSVSSVTGKDIDQFPVSTAAQALAGKLAGVSVTTTEGSPGAEIVIKVRGGSSLTGDNSPLYIVDGIQVENALSILSPNEIQSIDVLKDVASTSIYGSRGANGVVIITTKSGKKGRPIVSFDAYAGARQIVNELDVMNPYEFVKYQYELYNNNTNQDVKDTFTKKYGTFEDLDIYKNIPNIDWQDKVFGRQAWSNTEVLNLAGGTAKTTYNVSVNNTKEDGIMLNSGFRRTFASMRLDHKFSDKFRVGLNARYSRQRVDGVGTTSTGSQGTNRLRNSVRYQPYSGGSDSGDLFDADYLTTGLTNPITLANQELKYDYRNDLITSGYVQYSILKNLTVKSTVGYNRTNRHVNVFNGPVSNVARNNAGLPAIQLDTVSQKSFINTNTINYKPNLGKDHSLDLLVGQEINMVDIDSRSTVLKFLPIDISAEDAFISSAPANTIQDRPTSLISGTRQFSIFSRASYGFKNKYLATVNFRTDASSLFAAGKQWGYFPSAQVAWRVTEEKFVKDLNLDWLDNFKVRMSYGAAGNNRIGQDLFRTLFYLSSTTGGYAETDGSVSTGLISGTATGNILSNPNITWETNISKNLGIDIDLFKNKLSLNLDYYDNRTKNLLLNANVPQTTGYSTQQQNVGKTQNTGFELQLNYQAVKTKNFSYNTSFNISFNKNKIVELQNGVSSYITQSGWVNSLGDFKVEVGQPVGQFYGFISDGRYTVDDFTYVQNATTGAYTYTLKPTVANSRVLLGNRDPQPGDMKVQKLSSSSSMMIGDDDRTVLGTAQPKFTGGFNNQFAYKNFDLTVFVNFSYGSKVYNANKLEFTSQYNVKDNNLLAVMNDRWQNFDANGVKVTDPTLLTAMNANTTLWTPTGGNYALTSYAVESGSFLRISNVTLGYSLPQSIIKKTGFISKLRVYGTVNNLYTITGYTGYDPEANTRRSNPLTPGIDYAAYPRSRYILAGINMVF; translated from the coding sequence ATGAGCAGAGTTTTACTCTTTTTAGCACTTCTCTCTTTTTTTGGATTATCTGTGGCCCAGGCACAAAACAGGCAATTAACAGGAACCGTAAAGGATAAATCGGATGGGCAGCCCCTGATTGGTGTTAGTGTATCCGTAAAAGATTTGAAAACCGGAGCCAGTACAGATGCCAATGGCGCTTATAAAATTACCATTCCAGGTAAAGGAGCTGTCGTAACCTTCACTTATGTGGGTTACAAAACCAGAACTGTAACGGTTGGTGAGCAGAACAAACTAGACGTTACGCTGGAAGAAGATGCCAACACCTTGCAAGAGGTTACTGTAAACATTGGTTATGGTTCAGTGCGTAAAGAAGCTTTAACCGGTTCGGTTTCTTCTGTTACCGGAAAAGACATTGACCAGTTTCCCGTGAGTACAGCAGCACAGGCATTGGCCGGAAAGCTGGCCGGTGTATCGGTTACCACCACTGAAGGAAGCCCCGGCGCCGAAATCGTGATCAAAGTACGTGGCGGGAGCTCACTTACCGGCGATAACTCTCCGCTTTATATCGTAGATGGAATTCAGGTAGAAAATGCCTTATCTATTTTATCGCCAAACGAAATCCAATCTATTGATGTGCTAAAAGATGTGGCATCAACCTCCATTTATGGTAGCCGAGGCGCCAACGGAGTAGTGATTATCACTACCAAAAGTGGCAAAAAAGGTCGCCCTATTGTATCCTTTGATGCTTATGCAGGTGCCAGGCAGATTGTAAACGAGTTGGATGTAATGAACCCTTACGAGTTTGTTAAATACCAGTACGAACTGTATAACAACAACACCAACCAGGATGTTAAAGATACCTTTACCAAAAAATACGGCACTTTCGAAGATCTTGATATTTACAAAAATATTCCCAATATCGACTGGCAGGATAAGGTTTTTGGTCGCCAGGCCTGGAGCAATACGGAAGTGTTAAACCTGGCTGGCGGAACCGCTAAAACCACCTATAATGTTTCGGTAAACAATACCAAAGAAGATGGTATTATGTTAAACTCGGGCTTTAGAAGAACTTTTGCTTCGATGCGTTTAGACCATAAATTTTCGGATAAATTCAGGGTTGGCCTGAATGCCCGTTACAGCCGTCAACGTGTTGATGGAGTAGGAACAACTTCTACCGGTTCACAAGGCACCAACCGTTTAAGAAATTCTGTACGTTACCAGCCTTATTCAGGTGGATCTGATTCTGGAGATTTATTTGATGCCGATTATTTAACAACAGGATTAACCAACCCGATTACTTTAGCCAACCAGGAGCTGAAATACGACTACCGCAATGATTTAATCACCAGTGGTTATGTACAATATTCAATCCTTAAAAATTTAACGGTTAAAAGTACAGTAGGTTACAACAGAACCAACAGGCATGTAAATGTTTTTAATGGCCCTGTAAGTAATGTGGCCCGTAACAATGCAGGCTTACCTGCCATACAGCTCGATACGGTTTCTCAAAAATCATTCATCAATACCAACACCATTAATTACAAACCCAATTTGGGCAAAGATCACAGCTTAGATTTATTGGTGGGGCAGGAAATCAACATGGTTGATATCGATTCGAGAAGTACCGTACTTAAATTTTTACCAATCGATATCTCAGCAGAAGATGCCTTCATAAGCTCAGCTCCTGCAAATACCATTCAGGATCGGCCTACTTCTTTAATTTCAGGAACCAGACAGTTTTCGATATTCAGCAGGGCTTCTTATGGCTTTAAAAATAAATACCTGGCTACCGTAAATTTCAGAACCGATGCTTCATCACTATTCGCAGCAGGTAAACAATGGGGTTATTTCCCATCTGCACAAGTGGCCTGGAGGGTAACGGAAGAAAAATTTGTGAAAGACCTGAACCTGGACTGGTTAGATAATTTTAAAGTTAGAATGAGTTATGGTGCCGCCGGAAACAACCGTATTGGTCAGGATTTGTTCAGAACCTTGTTTTATCTCAGCTCAACAACTGGCGGTTATGCCGAAACAGATGGGTCGGTTTCAACAGGCTTGATTTCGGGTACAGCTACAGGCAATATCCTGTCTAACCCGAACATTACCTGGGAAACTAATATTTCTAAAAACCTGGGTATTGATATCGACTTATTCAAAAACAAACTTTCACTTAATTTAGATTATTACGATAACCGCACCAAAAACCTACTTTTAAATGCTAACGTGCCGCAAACTACGGGCTATTCTACCCAACAGCAAAACGTGGGTAAAACCCAAAATACAGGTTTCGAGCTGCAGTTAAACTACCAGGCTGTTAAAACCAAAAACTTTAGCTACAACACCAGCTTCAACATTTCGTTTAACAAGAATAAAATTGTCGAATTGCAAAACGGCGTAAGTTCTTACATCACCCAATCGGGTTGGGTTAACAGCTTAGGCGATTTTAAAGTGGAAGTAGGTCAGCCGGTAGGTCAGTTTTATGGTTTCATATCTGACGGGCGCTACACCGTTGATGATTTTACCTATGTACAAAATGCCACAACCGGAGCTTACACTTACACACTTAAGCCTACCGTAGCCAATAGCAGGGTATTATTGGGCAACCGTGATCCACAACCAGGAGATATGAAAGTTCAGAAACTTTCTTCTTCATCGAGCATGATGATTGGAGACGACGACAGAACTGTACTGGGTACCGCACAACCGAAATTCACAGGCGGTTTTAACAACCAGTTTGCCTATAAAAACTTCGATTTAACCGTATTCGTAAACTTTAGCTATGGCAGCAAGGTTTATAATGCCAACAAATTAGAATTTACATCACAATACAACGTAAAAGACAACAATTTACTTGCAGTAATGAACGACAGGTGGCAGAATTTTGATGCCAACGGCGTAAAGGTAACCGACCCAACCTTATTAACAGCCATGAACGCCAATACAACATTATGGACACCCACCGGAGGAAACTACGCCTTAACCTCTTATGCGGTTGAAAGCGGCTCTTTTTTAAGAATCAGCAATGTAACACTAGGCTATAGCTTACCACAAAGTATAATCAAGAAAACCGGCTTTATTTCAAAACTAAGGGTATAC